agatggacacacagacaggtggacagacaggtggacagacaggtgtacCTCCTGTCGATGGTGGTGTAACACTCCCTCAGCCAGCTGATTCCCGGCAGTTTGTCTTTCTGACCTCCAGCACAAAGATACACCATCACATAGTTTTCTGCAACCATCAGATCCAGAGTCCCCACCAcgtacctacacacacacacacgcacagagcgACACAAGAAAACCACAATTATGTTACTTTTGTCCATTTTACATCTTTGTCTGTAAGTGTCTCCGGAGGACGGTGTGACGCCTCGGACGCCTGCTGAGCTGCAGATCAACCGAACACTAAACTGACGGTTTATTAGCCAGACTTTGCTGTTTCCAGGCAGGACTGTGCCCTAAACTGTGCATTTTAAACCCACACTTGTCTCGCGTCCTCCTCTTCGTGTCACTGCGCCGTGTTTGTTGTGACCTGCAGAATCAGCTCTGAGCTGGAATCTGCATCAAACGGCGACATTCATCTTTTAAACGGCGCACGCTCCctttaaacaaagaaatgaatgaatgtctgTGTCAGTTCCTCGTCCCTTCCTTCTCATCATTTCGTTTCCTCCGGAGTCCCTCTGCGCTGATTGGAGGCGATGGCGATCGGCCGCTGCAGGCTGACGGAGGACGCGAGTCCTGAAGACGAGCTGAGAGCAGCCGACGCTCTGCGATTGCGCCTCAGCGTGATGCACGTTAACGGACGCAAACTCTGCCGTCTTTGCTCTTTTGAAGCTcgttctgtgttttttctcttctgtttgaGGGAGATTTTGTGAATTTCCCCGAAAACCTCAGTGGAGTGACTTTTAACCCCTTCGAGCCcattttaatatcacacacactcaaactgcACTTTTCAATATCTGACTATAAAAAACTGCatacattattttctacttcactaataatttttttgttttaccatcaTCTCTCCTCATCAAAAGTATCAAATATTCACaaagtttcaaaattttaacctttaaatgccagatttttgtcatgatgtcactgtttttaggtgaaaaaaacacacagcaaatgtATTGTTTCCGTTCCACAGTCTGGCAGGAACAGACGCTGTCGGCGTGTTTTGTGCAGATCAGGTTGCTTTTACCTGAACAGGTTGTCCATCACGTACTGGTAATTCTCCAGACTATTCTGCGGCAGGTAGCACGAGGAAAACACGATGATGTCATTCATACCGTCTCCATAGTAAcctgagagaaaacagagaaggtACAGCAGGTGTTTGAGCTCCCGTCtacattttcagatatttttgtgacttgtgtctttttgggtcccatggcatcatgtgaccgaCCTGGACCGAACTGTACTGCAAATCTAACAAAAAATGGACTGgaatgacaaatgacaaactaaaaaaataaaactaagtaaagaactaaacttaaaaaaatgtatgtctcaaaataaaaatacatgtttatgcAGCTCTAACAAtaacgaaaaaaaaacattaaaactaactaaaataactgaactcaaaaaatgactgaaaataaaaaataagtatatGTATGCACCTCTAACAATAACTAAAATTAAACTAATATAAAAACCAAAATGGAAGACAAAAAACGCACTAAAACGAACTAAAAACTTAactcaaaataacttaaaataaaaaccaaaattagagaaaaaaaaaacaatggaactaaataaaaaaaaaaaactgaaatgaaattaactcaaaataaaaaataaatctaaaatatttccaatattaaaaaaacctttgtgCACACGAACAataactgaaaattaattttaaataaaaattttaaaaaactcataaaCTGTTCAGTGTGGacaaaagagccaaaaagtcGAGGAAAATATCCGTTTTTCAAAGTTTGCTGTGCGTGCGGACAGAGTCTGTGATTGAACCCTCACACGTCCGTAACCAGCAGGCGAGCGTTCGTACCTCCGTGTGACAGCACGCGCAGGAACGGCTCCAGGACGCTCATGTTGACGCGGCTCTCCTGCGGAGGGACGCCGGTGGAGAAACAGCGCCACCTGGTGCCCTGCCCGTCCACCATGTCCTCCCGCTCCAGAGCTCCCAGTTCGCTGTGCTCCGCCTCCGCTCCGCAGCCGCCCCCAGACTGGAACCTGGACCTGGGGCTGAAGCCGGGCGCTCTGCGGCGCCGGGACGCCACGCCGAGGCGCCGCAGGTCGTCTGGAAAACAAccctgtgatgtcatcaaaggTGTTCTGGGGACGGGTCGCATAAACAGGTggactgacctttgacctctcaccTTCCAGGTCCAGGTCGTAGATGGGGAAGGCCAGTGATTCGCTGTCAGAGGGCGTTTCCATGGCGTCAAGGTCAAAGTCGAGTCCCGTGTCATCGTCGTCCCCGAGTGACGGGGAGAGGAACACCGAGGGGAAGTCGTCTGAGACCATCGACTCGCTGCGACctgaagggttaa
The window above is part of the Plectropomus leopardus isolate mb unplaced genomic scaffold, YSFRI_Pleo_2.0 unplaced_scaffold27362, whole genome shotgun sequence genome. Proteins encoded here:
- the LOC121937750 gene encoding bcl-2/adenovirus E1B 19 kDa-interacting protein 2-like protein; its protein translation is RSESMVSDDFPSVFLSPSLGDDDDTGLDFDLDAMETPSDSESLAFPIYDLDLEDDLRRLGVASRRRRAPGFSPRSRFQSGGGCGAEAEHSELGALEREDMVDGQGTRWRCFSTGVPPQESRVNMSVLEPFLRVLSHGGYYGDGMNDIIVFSSCYLPQNSLENYQYVMDNLFRYVVGTLDLMVAENYVMVYLCAGGQKDKLPGISWLRECYTTIDR